From Streptomyces cyaneogriseus subsp. noncyanogenus, the proteins below share one genomic window:
- a CDS encoding thymidine phosphorylase yields MDAISVIRTKRDRGELSDAQIDWVIDAYTRGEVADEQMSALAMAILLNGMNRREIARWTAAMIASGERMDFSALSRPTADKHSTGGVGDKITLPLAPLVAACGAAVPQLSGRGLGHTGGTLDKLESIPGWRALLSNEEMLSVLDGVGAVICAAGDGLAPADKKLYALRDVTGTVEAIPLIASSIMSKKIAEGTGSLVLDVKVGSGAFMKTVEDARELASTMVGLGTDHGVRTVALLTDMSTPLGLTAGNALEVRESVEVLAGGGPADVVELTLALAREMLDAAGLKDADPAKALADGSAMDVWRRMIAAQGGDPDAELPVARERHVVTAPASGVLTRLDAYDIGVAAWRLGAGRARKEDPVQAGAGVEMHAKPGDTVTEGQPLLTLHTDTPERFEYALAAVAGSYDIAPAGTAFTASPVVLERIA; encoded by the coding sequence ATGGACGCCATCTCCGTCATCCGCACCAAGCGGGACCGCGGCGAGCTCAGCGACGCGCAGATCGACTGGGTCATCGACGCGTACACCCGCGGGGAGGTGGCCGACGAGCAGATGTCGGCCCTCGCGATGGCCATCCTCCTCAACGGCATGAACCGCCGCGAGATCGCCCGCTGGACCGCGGCGATGATCGCCTCCGGCGAGCGCATGGACTTCTCCGCGCTCTCCCGCCCGACCGCCGACAAGCACTCCACGGGCGGCGTCGGCGACAAGATCACCCTGCCGCTGGCCCCGCTGGTCGCGGCCTGCGGCGCCGCCGTCCCGCAGTTGTCGGGCCGGGGCCTCGGCCACACCGGCGGCACCCTGGACAAGCTGGAGTCGATCCCCGGCTGGCGGGCGCTGCTGTCCAACGAGGAGATGCTGTCCGTCCTGGACGGCGTCGGCGCGGTCATCTGCGCGGCGGGCGACGGTCTGGCCCCCGCCGACAAGAAGCTCTACGCCCTGCGCGACGTGACCGGCACGGTCGAGGCGATCCCCCTCATCGCCTCCTCGATCATGTCGAAGAAGATCGCCGAGGGCACCGGCTCGCTGGTGCTGGACGTGAAGGTCGGCAGCGGTGCCTTCATGAAGACGGTCGAGGACGCCCGCGAGCTGGCCTCCACCATGGTCGGCCTCGGCACCGACCACGGCGTGCGCACGGTCGCGCTGCTGACCGACATGTCGACCCCGCTGGGCCTGACGGCGGGCAACGCCCTGGAGGTCCGCGAGTCGGTCGAGGTCCTGGCGGGCGGCGGCCCGGCGGACGTCGTCGAGCTGACCCTCGCCCTGGCGCGCGAGATGCTCGACGCGGCGGGGCTCAAGGACGCCGACCCGGCGAAGGCGCTGGCGGACGGCTCCGCCATGGACGTCTGGCGCCGCATGATCGCGGCCCAGGGCGGCGACCCGGACGCGGAACTGCCGGTGGCGCGCGAGCGGCACGTGGTCACGGCGCCGGCCTCCGGTGTCCTCACCCGCCTGGACGCCTACGACATCGGCGTCGCCGCCTGGCGCCTGGGCGCCGGCCGCGCCCGCAAGGAGGACCCGGTGCAGGCGGGCGCGGGCGTGGAGATGCACGCCAAGCCCGGCGACACGGTGACCGAGGGCCAGCCCCTGCTGACCCTCCACACCGACACCCCCGAGCGCTTCGAGTACGCCCTCGCGGCGGTGGCGGGCTCGTACGACATCGCCCCCGCCGGCACCGCGTTCACCGCCTCGCCGGTGGTGCTGGAGCGTATCGCCTGA
- a CDS encoding BMP family lipoprotein — MRRISRLTRAAVGVASLALAATACGGTSSEKDSVDSGTKGGKGLAIAYDIGGRGDQSFNDAAYAGLERAKKEFGYATADIEPTEGETDADKEQRLASLARQGHNPVIGVGFAYGPAMKAVAAKYPKTTFGIVDSVVEGKNVASLVFAEEQASYLAGVAAAKATKTKTVGFVGGVDVPLIHKFEAGFEQGVKETDPQVKVVSQYLTQTAEEGGFSSPDKGRAAAEGQIEKKADVVYHAAGLSGQGVIEAAAKAGVWAIGVDSDQYQQEALAKYKDRILTSATKDVGGSVYALAKSVKDGKPLTGTQTFDLKVDGVGLTETNPRFAAVPGLKDAVAKAKAGIIDGSIKVRTE; from the coding sequence ATGCGCCGGATATCGAGACTGACCCGCGCCGCGGTGGGGGTCGCGTCGCTCGCCCTCGCCGCCACCGCCTGCGGTGGCACGAGCAGCGAGAAGGACAGCGTCGACAGCGGCACGAAGGGCGGCAAGGGTCTCGCCATCGCCTACGACATCGGCGGCCGGGGCGACCAGTCCTTCAACGACGCCGCCTACGCCGGCCTGGAGCGGGCGAAGAAGGAGTTCGGCTACGCCACCGCCGACATCGAGCCCACCGAGGGCGAGACCGACGCCGACAAGGAGCAGCGCCTGGCGTCGCTGGCCCGCCAGGGCCACAACCCCGTCATCGGCGTCGGGTTCGCCTACGGCCCGGCGATGAAGGCCGTGGCCGCCAAGTACCCGAAGACCACCTTCGGCATCGTCGACTCCGTGGTCGAGGGCAAGAACGTCGCCTCGCTCGTCTTCGCCGAGGAACAGGCGTCCTACCTCGCCGGGGTGGCCGCCGCGAAGGCCACCAAGACGAAGACGGTCGGCTTCGTGGGCGGTGTGGACGTGCCGCTCATCCACAAGTTCGAGGCCGGCTTCGAGCAGGGCGTGAAGGAGACCGACCCCCAGGTGAAGGTCGTCTCCCAGTACCTGACGCAGACCGCCGAGGAGGGCGGCTTCTCCAGCCCGGACAAGGGCAGGGCCGCCGCCGAGGGCCAGATCGAGAAGAAGGCCGACGTCGTCTACCACGCCGCCGGCCTGTCCGGGCAGGGCGTGATCGAGGCCGCCGCCAAGGCCGGGGTCTGGGCGATCGGCGTCGACTCCGACCAGTACCAGCAGGAAGCCCTCGCCAAGTACAAGGACCGCATCCTGACCTCGGCGACCAAGGACGTCGGCGGCTCGGTGTACGCCCTGGCGAAGTCCGTGAAGGACGGCAAGCCGCTCACCGGCACCCAGACCTTCGACCTGAAGGTCGACGGCGTCGGCCTGACCGAGACCAACCCGCGGTTCGCCGCCGTCCCGGGCCTGAAGGACGCCGTCGCGAAGGCGAAGGCCGGCATCATCGACGGCTCGATCAAGGTCCGGACCGAATAA
- a CDS encoding amidohydrolase translates to MSPESEVDLPGEALLPGALPEALRAELVAFRRDLHMHPELGNQEFRTTAAIKERLEKAGLAPRVLPAGTGLICDIGVGGGEGPGGAGGPGILALRADIDALPIPDTKSDCPYRSTVPDRAHACGHDVHTTVVLGAGLVLAELHRQGLLHRPVRMIFQPAEEVLPGGAAEAIEAGALEGVRRILAVHCDPRVDAGRIGLREGPITSACDRLEIALDGPGGHTARPHLTTDLVTAAARVVADVPALVSRRIDSRSGLAVTWGRIESGHAPNVIPQHAELAGTVRCLDLDAWRQAPDIVVAAIDEIANLYRAKSEITYVRGVPPVVNHPDATELLREAMTARRGVESIEGTEQSLGGEDFSWYLERVPGAMARLGVRPPGERTVRDLHQGDFDVDEHAITVGVELFTAAALLDALG, encoded by the coding sequence ATGTCCCCAGAGTCCGAGGTCGACCTTCCCGGAGAAGCCCTGCTTCCCGGCGCGCTGCCCGAGGCACTGCGCGCCGAGCTCGTCGCCTTCCGCCGCGACCTGCACATGCACCCCGAGCTGGGCAACCAGGAGTTCCGCACCACCGCAGCGATCAAGGAACGGCTGGAGAAGGCGGGCCTGGCACCGCGCGTACTCCCCGCCGGCACCGGGCTCATCTGCGACATCGGCGTCGGGGGAGGGGAGGGCCCCGGCGGCGCGGGCGGCCCCGGCATACTCGCCCTGCGGGCCGACATCGACGCCCTGCCCATCCCCGACACCAAGAGCGACTGCCCGTACCGGTCGACGGTGCCGGACCGGGCGCACGCCTGCGGGCACGACGTGCACACCACCGTCGTCCTCGGCGCCGGTCTCGTCCTCGCGGAGCTGCACCGCCAGGGGCTGCTGCACCGGCCGGTGCGCATGATCTTCCAGCCGGCTGAGGAGGTGCTGCCCGGCGGCGCCGCCGAAGCGATCGAGGCCGGGGCGCTGGAGGGGGTCCGCCGGATCCTCGCCGTCCACTGCGACCCGCGGGTGGACGCCGGGCGCATCGGGCTGCGCGAGGGCCCCATCACCTCCGCCTGCGACCGGCTGGAGATCGCGCTCGACGGCCCCGGCGGCCACACCGCGCGCCCCCACCTCACCACCGATCTGGTCACCGCCGCCGCCCGGGTCGTCGCCGACGTCCCCGCGCTGGTCTCCCGGCGCATCGACAGCCGCAGCGGCCTCGCCGTCACCTGGGGCCGGATCGAGTCCGGGCACGCCCCGAACGTCATCCCGCAACACGCCGAGCTGGCCGGTACGGTGCGCTGCCTCGACCTGGACGCCTGGCGGCAGGCGCCCGACATCGTGGTCGCGGCGATCGACGAGATCGCCAACCTGTACCGCGCCAAGTCCGAGATCACCTACGTCCGGGGCGTCCCGCCGGTCGTCAACCACCCGGACGCCACCGAGCTGCTGCGAGAGGCGATGACCGCCCGGCGCGGCGTGGAGTCGATCGAGGGCACCGAGCAGAGCCTGGGCGGTGAGGACTTCTCCTGGTACCTGGAGCGGGTGCCCGGCGCCATGGCCCGGCTCGGCGTCCGCCCGCCCGGCGAGCGCACCGTCCGCGACCTGCACCAGGGCGACTTCGACGTGGACGAACACGCCATCACCGTCGGCGTGGAGCTGTTCACCGCCGCCGCCCTCCTCGACGCCCTCGGCTGA
- a CDS encoding STAS domain-containing protein, whose amino-acid sequence MSSATAPGLPHVDAVTPAVLVLSGPVSPREVPRLCDEVRALLETTGAPVVVCDVGGLGPPGLAAVELLARLELAARRAGGRIRLRRPGPALQALLRLTGLGFETEGQPEQREPPPGVEEAVETGDPAV is encoded by the coding sequence ATGAGTTCCGCGACCGCCCCGGGTCTACCGCATGTGGATGCCGTGACACCCGCCGTACTCGTGCTGTCGGGCCCCGTCTCGCCGCGGGAGGTGCCCCGGCTCTGCGACGAGGTGCGCGCGCTGCTGGAGACCACCGGGGCCCCGGTCGTCGTCTGCGACGTCGGCGGGCTGGGCCCGCCGGGGCTGGCCGCCGTCGAGCTGCTGGCCCGTCTGGAGCTGGCCGCCAGACGGGCCGGGGGCCGGATACGCCTGCGCCGCCCCGGCCCCGCCCTACAGGCCCTGCTCCGCCTGACCGGTCTCGGCTTCGAGACGGAGGGGCAGCCCGAACAGCGGGAACCACCGCCGGGTGTCGAGGAAGCAGTGGAAACCGGTGATCCGGCCGTCTGA
- a CDS encoding ABC transporter ATP-binding protein, translating into MTAVELAGITKRFPGVVANHDIHLTVRKGTVHALVGENGAGKSTLMKILYGMQKPDEGTIAIDGERVTLSSPADAIARGIGMVHQHFMLADNLTVLENVVLGSEKLYGIGGRARRKITEISERYGLGVRPDAMVEELGVAARQRVEILKVLYRGARTLILDEPTAVLVPQEVDALFDNLRELKSEGLSVIFISHKLGEVLSVADDITVIRRGTTVGTAVPAETTPRQLAEMMVGSELPTPETAESTVTDRPVLTVEKLRLTAPGGKALLDDVTFTIHAGEVLGIAGVEGNGQTELVDALIGLRHADSGTIRLGDEEITAWSTRKRREQGVGYIPEDRHRHGLLLEAPLWENRILGHVTEKPNAKGVWLDPKAAQEDTRRIVTEYDVRTPGIDVTAASLSGGNQQKLIVGREMSHKPRFLIAAHPTRGVDVGAQAAIWDHIREARREGLAVLLISADLDELIGLSDTLRVIYDGRLVADADPASITPEELGSAMTGAATGHLEHEEPPAAGPGTEDEAR; encoded by the coding sequence GTGACCGCCGTCGAGCTCGCCGGGATCACGAAGCGTTTCCCCGGTGTCGTGGCCAACCACGACATCCACCTCACCGTCCGCAAGGGCACCGTCCACGCCCTCGTCGGCGAGAACGGCGCCGGCAAGTCGACGCTGATGAAGATCCTCTACGGCATGCAGAAGCCGGACGAGGGCACCATCGCGATCGACGGCGAGCGGGTGACCCTCTCGTCCCCGGCCGACGCCATCGCCCGCGGCATCGGCATGGTCCACCAGCACTTCATGCTCGCCGACAACCTGACGGTGCTGGAGAACGTGGTGCTGGGCAGCGAGAAGCTGTACGGCATCGGCGGCCGGGCCCGCCGCAAGATCACGGAGATCTCCGAACGCTACGGCCTCGGCGTGCGGCCCGACGCCATGGTCGAGGAGCTCGGCGTCGCCGCCCGCCAGCGCGTGGAGATCCTCAAGGTCCTCTACCGCGGCGCCCGCACGCTGATCCTGGACGAGCCCACCGCGGTCCTCGTCCCGCAGGAGGTGGACGCCCTCTTCGACAACCTGCGCGAGCTGAAGTCGGAGGGACTCTCCGTCATCTTCATCTCCCACAAGCTGGGCGAGGTCCTCTCCGTCGCCGACGACATCACCGTCATCCGCCGCGGCACCACGGTCGGCACGGCCGTGCCCGCCGAGACGACCCCGCGCCAGCTCGCCGAGATGATGGTCGGCAGCGAGCTGCCGACCCCGGAGACCGCCGAGTCCACCGTCACCGACCGGCCCGTCCTCACCGTCGAGAAGCTGCGCCTGACGGCCCCCGGCGGCAAGGCCCTGCTCGACGACGTCACCTTCACCATCCACGCCGGCGAGGTGCTGGGCATCGCGGGCGTGGAGGGCAACGGCCAGACCGAGCTGGTGGACGCGCTGATCGGACTGCGCCACGCCGACTCCGGCACGATCCGCCTCGGCGACGAGGAGATCACCGCCTGGTCCACCCGCAAGCGCCGCGAGCAGGGCGTCGGCTACATCCCCGAGGACCGCCACCGCCACGGCCTGCTCCTGGAGGCCCCCCTCTGGGAGAACCGCATCCTCGGCCACGTCACCGAGAAGCCCAACGCCAAGGGCGTCTGGCTGGACCCGAAGGCGGCCCAGGAGGACACCCGGCGGATCGTGACGGAGTACGACGTCCGCACCCCGGGCATCGACGTCACCGCCGCCTCCCTGTCCGGCGGCAACCAGCAGAAGCTGATCGTCGGCCGCGAGATGAGCCACAAGCCGCGCTTCCTGATCGCCGCCCACCCCACCCGCGGGGTGGACGTCGGCGCGCAGGCCGCGATCTGGGACCACATCCGCGAGGCCCGCCGCGAGGGACTGGCCGTGCTGCTGATCTCCGCCGACCTGGACGAGCTGATCGGCCTGTCCGACACCCTCCGCGTGATCTACGACGGCAGGCTGGTCGCCGACGCCGACCCGGCCTCCATCACCCCCGAGGAGCTCGGCTCGGCGATGACCGGTGCCGCCACCGGCCACCTCGAACACGAAGAGCCCCCGGCCGCCGGCCCGGGTACGGAAGACGAGGCCCGCTGA
- a CDS encoding AEC family transporter codes for MQGVLTGFAVIAVVIGVGYVLGRGGHLGEQGREVLTRLAFHVASPALLFTTLAQADLSVVFSDRLLVTALSTAAVMGVFIAVGVARRWGVGRTTIGALCSGYVNSGNLGIPIAVYVLGDASLVAPVLLFQLVALAPLALTVLDVAGGDGKGPLWRRLLTPLRNPIAVGALSGVAVAASGLTVPGPVMDPLELIGDMSVPAVLLAFGISLCGSAMPLRGADRPPVLLAVALKSVGQPTVAWALAAGVFGLRGAQLLDVVVTSALPTAQNIFTYASAYRVGERLARDAVLVSTVVAVPVLVGVAAVLG; via the coding sequence GTGCAGGGGGTGCTGACGGGGTTCGCGGTCATCGCCGTCGTCATCGGCGTCGGCTATGTCCTGGGCCGGGGCGGCCATCTCGGCGAGCAGGGGCGGGAGGTGCTGACCCGGCTCGCCTTCCATGTGGCCTCCCCGGCGCTGCTCTTCACCACGCTGGCGCAGGCCGACCTGTCGGTGGTCTTCTCCGACCGGCTGCTGGTGACGGCGCTGAGCACGGCCGCGGTGATGGGGGTGTTCATCGCCGTCGGCGTGGCACGCCGCTGGGGCGTGGGCCGGACCACGATCGGCGCGCTGTGCTCCGGTTACGTCAACTCGGGCAACCTCGGCATCCCGATCGCGGTGTACGTCCTCGGGGACGCCTCGCTGGTGGCGCCGGTGCTGCTGTTCCAGCTCGTCGCCCTCGCCCCGCTCGCGCTGACGGTCCTGGACGTGGCGGGCGGCGACGGGAAGGGGCCGCTGTGGCGGCGGCTTCTGACACCGCTGCGCAACCCGATAGCGGTCGGGGCGCTGTCCGGGGTGGCGGTCGCGGCGAGCGGGCTGACGGTGCCCGGCCCGGTGATGGATCCGCTGGAGCTGATCGGCGACATGTCCGTCCCGGCGGTCCTGCTGGCCTTCGGGATCTCCCTGTGCGGCAGCGCGATGCCCCTGCGGGGCGCGGACCGGCCGCCGGTGCTGCTCGCGGTCGCCCTCAAGTCGGTGGGCCAGCCGACGGTGGCCTGGGCGCTGGCGGCGGGGGTGTTCGGGCTGCGGGGCGCGCAGTTGCTGGACGTGGTGGTGACGTCGGCGCTGCCGACCGCGCAGAACATCTTCACCTACGCGTCGGCGTACCGGGTGGGCGAGCGCCTCGCGCGGGACGCGGTCCTGGTGTCGACGGTGGTGGCGGTGCCGGTGCTGGTGGGGGTGGCGGCGGTGCTGGGGTGA
- a CDS encoding cytidine deaminase — MTGADWAALRRAARDAMSRAYAPYSGYAVGAAALADDGRTVTGCNVENASYGIGLCAECGLVSQLQLTGGGRLTHFVCVDGDGEVLVPCGRCRQLLYEFGGPEMLLETPAGILPLSEMLPQAFGPDHLTR, encoded by the coding sequence GTGACCGGCGCCGACTGGGCGGCGCTGCGCCGGGCCGCCCGGGACGCCATGTCCCGGGCGTACGCCCCGTACTCCGGGTACGCGGTCGGCGCCGCCGCCCTGGCCGACGACGGCCGCACGGTGACGGGCTGCAACGTGGAGAACGCCAGCTACGGCATCGGCCTGTGCGCCGAGTGCGGCCTGGTCTCCCAGCTCCAGCTCACCGGCGGCGGGCGGCTGACCCACTTCGTCTGCGTGGACGGCGACGGCGAGGTCCTCGTCCCCTGCGGGCGCTGCCGCCAGCTCCTGTACGAGTTCGGCGGCCCGGAGATGCTGCTGGAGACCCCGGCGGGCATCCTGCCGCTGTCGGAGATGCTCCCGCAGGCGTTCGGCCCGGACCACCTCACCCGATGA
- a CDS encoding ABC transporter permease: MKKFDKERVLLAVAGPVIALAVAFVLSAIALVASGKNPVEPFALMFEQAGFSDIQVLILNQASMYYIAALAVAIGFRMNLFNIGVDGQYQLAAMLTAIVGAHAALPAVLQIPLLLLTAALTGAFWSGIAGVLKVTRGVSEVVATIMLNAIATSVIGYLWLPDVFGVKIGNNNTTGEMHSSGWIPGIDLGAAGEVYGLVILAVLLGIGYWVVLNRTRFGFDLRASGASESAAAASGVDPKRMVLTAMLISGAIAGLAGLPILLGDTHTYSLNFPTGIGFLGIGIALLGRNSPVGIAFAALLWAWLDKASPELDFHGYDKEIAVIMQGLIVLSVVVSYEAVREWGLRRQQRRVGAELAAGHVLGADNNTTKEVAGR, from the coding sequence ATGAAGAAGTTCGACAAGGAGCGCGTGCTCCTCGCGGTGGCCGGTCCGGTCATCGCGCTCGCCGTGGCCTTCGTCCTGAGCGCGATCGCGCTGGTCGCCTCGGGCAAGAACCCCGTCGAGCCGTTCGCCCTCATGTTCGAGCAGGCCGGGTTCTCCGACATCCAGGTCCTCATCCTCAACCAGGCGTCGATGTACTACATCGCCGCGCTGGCGGTCGCCATCGGCTTCCGGATGAACCTGTTCAACATCGGTGTCGACGGCCAGTACCAGCTCGCCGCCATGCTCACCGCGATCGTCGGCGCCCACGCGGCCCTGCCGGCCGTCCTCCAGATCCCGCTGCTGCTGCTGACCGCCGCCCTCACCGGCGCGTTCTGGTCCGGCATCGCCGGCGTCCTGAAGGTCACCCGCGGGGTCAGCGAGGTCGTCGCCACGATCATGCTGAACGCGATCGCCACCTCCGTCATCGGCTACCTCTGGCTGCCGGACGTCTTCGGCGTCAAGATCGGCAACAACAACACCACCGGCGAGATGCACTCCTCCGGCTGGATCCCCGGCATCGACCTGGGCGCGGCGGGCGAGGTCTACGGCCTGGTGATCCTCGCGGTGCTGCTCGGCATCGGCTACTGGGTCGTCCTCAACCGCACCCGCTTCGGCTTCGACCTGCGCGCCTCCGGCGCCTCGGAGTCCGCCGCCGCGGCCAGCGGCGTCGACCCCAAGCGCATGGTCCTGACCGCCATGCTCATCTCCGGGGCCATCGCCGGTCTCGCGGGCCTGCCGATCCTGCTCGGCGACACCCACACCTACAGCCTCAACTTCCCCACCGGCATCGGCTTCCTCGGTATCGGCATCGCCCTGCTCGGCCGCAACAGCCCGGTCGGCATCGCCTTCGCCGCCCTGCTGTGGGCCTGGCTCGACAAGGCGTCGCCGGAGCTGGACTTCCACGGCTACGACAAGGAGATCGCGGTCATCATGCAGGGCCTGATCGTGCTCTCGGTCGTCGTCTCCTACGAGGCCGTCCGCGAGTGGGGCCTGCGCCGCCAGCAGCGCCGCGTCGGCGCCGAACTGGCCGCCGGGCACGTCCTGGGCGCCGACAACAACACCACGAAGGAGGTGGCTGGCCGATGA
- a CDS encoding BMP family lipoprotein — MRRISRITVAGAATASLALALSACGGTSTSGSSESKGDKGLAIAYDVGGKGDQSFNDAAYAGLEQAKKEFDYTTADIEPTEGETDADKQQRLESLAKQGYNPVIGVGYAYATAMKAAAEKYPKTTFGIVDDSTVNADNVADLVFSEEEASYLAGVAAAKSTKSKVVGFVGGVDVPLIHKFQAGFEQGVKDTDPKVKVLSQYLTQTAEEGGFSSPDKGKTAAEGQIEKKADVVYAAAGLSGQGVIEAAAANKVWAIGVDSDQYKQEALAKYKDSILTSAMKDVAKAVYNLAKSVKDGKPQTGIVRGDLKSGEVSLSDSNPKFAQNAELQEAIKTAKEKIISGEIKVKSS, encoded by the coding sequence ATGCGCCGGATTTCCCGGATCACGGTCGCAGGCGCAGCGACCGCCTCTCTGGCCCTCGCGCTCTCCGCCTGCGGCGGTACCTCGACCTCCGGGTCGTCGGAGTCGAAGGGCGACAAGGGCCTCGCCATCGCCTACGACGTCGGCGGCAAGGGTGACCAGTCCTTCAACGACGCCGCCTACGCCGGCCTGGAGCAGGCGAAGAAGGAGTTCGACTACACCACCGCCGACATCGAGCCCACCGAGGGCGAGACGGACGCGGACAAGCAGCAGCGGCTGGAGTCCCTGGCCAAGCAGGGCTACAACCCGGTCATCGGTGTCGGCTACGCGTACGCCACCGCCATGAAGGCCGCCGCGGAGAAGTACCCGAAGACGACCTTCGGCATCGTGGACGACTCCACGGTCAACGCCGACAACGTGGCCGACCTGGTCTTCTCCGAGGAGGAGGCGTCGTACCTGGCCGGTGTCGCCGCCGCCAAGTCGACCAAGAGCAAGGTCGTCGGCTTCGTGGGCGGCGTGGACGTCCCGCTGATCCACAAGTTCCAGGCCGGCTTCGAGCAGGGCGTGAAGGACACCGACCCCAAGGTCAAGGTCCTCTCCCAGTACCTGACGCAGACGGCCGAGGAGGGCGGCTTCTCCAGCCCCGACAAGGGCAAGACCGCCGCCGAGGGCCAGATCGAGAAGAAGGCCGACGTCGTCTACGCGGCCGCCGGTCTGTCCGGGCAGGGCGTGATCGAGGCCGCCGCCGCCAACAAGGTGTGGGCGATCGGCGTCGACTCCGACCAGTACAAGCAGGAAGCCCTCGCGAAGTACAAGGACTCCATCCTCACCTCGGCGATGAAGGACGTCGCCAAGGCGGTGTACAACCTCGCGAAGTCCGTGAAGGACGGCAAGCCGCAGACCGGTATCGTCAGGGGCGATCTCAAGAGCGGCGAGGTGAGCCTGTCGGACTCCAACCCGAAGTTCGCGCAGAACGCCGAGCTCCAGGAAGCCATCAAGACGGCCAAGGAGAAGATCATCAGCGGCGAGATCAAGGTCAAGAGCAGCTGA
- a CDS encoding ABC transporter permease: MTTPQTTATDVNQPTLQPAAPTGRRLSLPVLLLVIAGALALTSLVRLITGADGITNVSQMSTALQLAVPIGLAGLGGLWAERAGVVNIGLEGMMILGTWFGAWAGFQWGPWTGVLVGIIGGALGGLLHAVVTVTFNVNHIVSGVAINILALGATRYLAPLAFEGEPGGSAKQSPAVDSLGHFTVPGLSDALSDLNDKGWFLVSDIAGLLGGLVTNVSWLTLIAVALVPATWWILWRTPFGLRLRSCGENPVAAESLGVNVYKYKYLAVIISGGLAGLGGVFLSLVANPFYLEGQTSGRGYIGLAAMIFGNWMPGGLAIGAGLFGYTDSLNLRGGAANVHALLLLGALLLLAGAIWFAVRKAYVKAVVTVAVGALVFAWYAGTDEVPNQVVSATPYVVTLVVLALSAQRLRMPKADGLPYRKGQGK; this comes from the coding sequence ATGACCACCCCGCAGACCACGGCGACCGACGTCAACCAGCCCACGCTGCAGCCCGCGGCGCCGACCGGCCGCCGCCTGTCGCTGCCCGTCCTGCTGCTGGTCATCGCCGGAGCCCTGGCGCTGACCTCGCTCGTCCGCCTCATCACCGGCGCCGACGGCATCACCAACGTCAGCCAGATGTCCACCGCCCTCCAGCTCGCCGTCCCCATCGGCCTGGCCGGTCTCGGCGGCCTGTGGGCCGAGCGCGCGGGCGTCGTCAACATCGGCCTCGAAGGCATGATGATCCTCGGCACCTGGTTCGGCGCCTGGGCCGGTTTCCAGTGGGGCCCGTGGACCGGCGTCCTGGTCGGCATCATCGGCGGCGCCCTCGGCGGCCTGCTGCACGCCGTCGTCACCGTCACCTTCAACGTCAACCACATCGTCTCCGGTGTGGCCATCAACATCCTCGCCCTGGGCGCCACCCGCTACCTCGCCCCCCTCGCCTTCGAGGGCGAGCCCGGCGGCTCCGCCAAGCAGTCCCCGGCGGTCGACTCCCTCGGCCACTTCACGGTGCCCGGGCTGTCCGACGCGCTGAGCGACCTCAACGACAAGGGCTGGTTCCTCGTCTCGGACATCGCCGGCCTGCTCGGCGGCCTGGTCACCAACGTCTCCTGGCTGACCCTGATCGCCGTCGCCCTGGTCCCCGCCACCTGGTGGATCCTGTGGCGCACCCCGTTCGGCCTGCGCCTGCGCTCCTGCGGCGAGAACCCGGTGGCGGCCGAGTCCCTCGGCGTCAACGTCTACAAGTACAAGTACCTGGCCGTGATCATCTCCGGCGGTCTGGCCGGCCTCGGCGGCGTCTTCCTCTCCCTCGTCGCCAACCCCTTCTACCTGGAGGGCCAGACCAGCGGCCGCGGCTACATCGGCCTCGCGGCGATGATCTTCGGCAACTGGATGCCGGGCGGCCTCGCCATCGGCGCCGGCCTCTTCGGCTACACCGACAGCCTCAACCTGCGCGGCGGCGCCGCCAACGTCCACGCGCTGCTGCTGCTCGGCGCGCTGCTGCTGCTCGCCGGGGCGATCTGGTTCGCGGTCCGCAAGGCGTACGTCAAGGCCGTGGTCACCGTGGCCGTCGGCGCCCTGGTCTTCGCCTGGTACGCGGGCACCGATGAGGTCCCCAACCAGGTCGTCTCCGCCACGCCCTACGTCGTCACCCTCGTCGTCCTCGCCCTGTCCGCGCAGCGGCTGCGCATGCCGAAGGCGGACGGACTGCCCTACCGGAAGGGGCAGGGCAAGTGA